The Streptomyces fungicidicus nucleotide sequence CACCCTTGACGGCGGCGGGTCCGCGGATGCCGGAGACCATGGCGCCGGCGCCTACTACGCCGACCTCCACGCGGGTCCGGGCGGGGACGGCGAGGGAGACGACCGCGCTGCGGCGCCAGCCCTTGCGGTCGAGCCACTTGAGGAAGCCCTTCCAGGGAAGGTCGTCGTAGGCCACCGTGAGGGTGCCGTTCTTCTCGGTCACCCGCAGGGGCGGGCCCTCGATCTCGGAGACCTCCAGGCGGGCGGGGCCCTCGTCGGTGCCCACCACGTTGACCGTGCCGTTGACGATGCGTACGTGGAGCTCGGTCACGGGGGCGTCGAAGGTGAGCTTTGTGGGCTCCGCTACGGACGACTCGGGCATGGTGACGACCTCCTGGGGTGGCGATGGCCCGGTGGCGCGTGGACGCGCCATATCGCGTCTTGCGTGAATCACGATATATCGCGGAGGTCGAAAGTCAAGACACTCGTCTTGGTGAGCGGTCTGTTCGGTGGGCCTTTCGTGCGCGGTGGGCGGGCGCTGCGTGGGGGTGGCCGGGGGTGGGATTACGCAGCCCGGCGTTTGCGGGGTGCCGTCGCGCCCACCCGTGCCGCCCCAGCGGCACGACTGCCCGCGGAGTGCGGCTGCGGCGGCGCGGCTGCCCGCAGGGACGCGGGTCGCTGCGGGGACGCGGGTGGGGCGGCGCGGCGGCCCGCGGGAGTGCGGCTGCGGCGGTGGGGTCGAGGCGGCGCGCCGGCGTCACACCCGGCTGAGGGCGCTGCACGCCTGGCGCACGCCCGAGCGCGGCCGGGGGAGGAGGGGGTTAGTCGTCTTCCTCGTCGTCCAGGCGGGCCAGCCAGGTGGCCAGGCGTTCCACCGGGACCTCGAAGTCGGGGTTGAGGTCGACGAACGTGCGCAGCTGCTCGGCCAGCCACTCGAAGGTGACCTCCTCCTCCCCGCGCCGCTTCTCCAGTTCCTCGATGCCACGGTCCGTGAAGTACATGAGGACAAGGATATGTGCCGGAAAACGGCCGGGCCGCACCCCCGGGAAGGGGGTGCGGCCCGTACGCGTACTGCCGCCGGTTACGCCTCGAAGACCTCGCGCACCAGCTGCTCCTGCTCGGCCTGGTGGCGCTTGGCGGAGCCGACCGCCGGGGACGAGCTGTGCGGCCGCGAGATGCGGCGCAGACGCTCGTCGTGCGGCACGTCGGCGCCGACCGCCAGGTCGAGGTGGTCGATCAGGTTGAGCGCGATGAACGGCCAGGCACCCTGGTTCGCCGGCTCCTCCTGGGCCCACAGGTACTTCTCGGCGTTCGGGTACTTCTTGATCTCCGCCTGGAGCTCCGCACCCGGCAGGGGGTACAGGCGCTCGATGCGGATGATCGCGATGTCCGTCGCGCCGCGCTTCTGCCGCTCGGCCTCGAGGTCGTAGTAGACCTTGCCCGCCGTGAAGACGACCTTCTTCACCGCGGCCGGGTCGACCGAGGCGTCACCGATGACCGGGCGGAACTGGCCCGTGGTGAACTCCTCCGCCTTCGCCGCCGCGGCCTTCAGACGCAGCATCGACTTCGGGGTGAAGACGACCAGCGGCTTGTGGTGCGGGTTGTGCGCCTGCCAGCGCAGCAGGTGGAAGTAGTTCGACGGCGACGTCGGCATGGCGACCGTCATGTTGTTCTGGGCGCAGAGCTGCAGGAACCGCTCCGGACGGGCCGAGGAGTGGTCCGGGCCCTGGCCCTCGTAGCCGTGCGGGAGGAGCAGGACCACACCGGAGGTCTGGGCCCACTTCTGCTCCGCCGACGAGATGAACTCGTCCACGACCGTCTGCGCGCCGTTGACGAAGTCGCCGAACTGCGCCTCCCACAGCACGAGCGCGTCGGGGCGGGCCAGCGAGTAGCCGTACTCGAAGCCCATCGCCGCGTACTCGGACAGCAGGGAGTTGTAGACGTTCAGCCGGCCCTGGTCCTCGGAGAGGTACTGCAGCGGCGTGTACTCCTCGCCCGTGCTGCGGTCGATGATGACCGCGTGGCGCTGGCCGAAGGTGCCGCGCTGGGAGTCCTGGCCGGCGAGCCGGACCGGGACGCCCTCCAGCAGCAGCGAGCCGAGGGCGAGGGTCTCGCCCATGCCCCAGTCGATCGTGCCGTCCTCGACCATCGACGCCCGGCGCTGCAGCTGAGGCAGCAGACGCGGGTGGACGGTGATGTGGTCGGGGATGTTGACCTGGGACTCGGCGATCCGCTTGACGGTCTCCGTGGTCACCGCGGTGTTCACGGCGACCGGGAACTCGGCCTGCGGGTCCGACGGCTCGACCGCCGCCGGCTGCGAGGTGGCCTCGCGGACCTCCGTGAAGACCTTCTCCAGCTGGCCCTGGTAGTCCTGCAGCGCCTGCTCGGCCTCTTCCAGGGTGATGTCGCCGCGACCGATCAGGGACTCGGTGTAGAGCTTGCGCACCGAGCGCTTCTTGTCGATCAGGTCGTACATCAGCGGCTGGGTGAAGGCCGGGTTGTCGGACTCGTTGTGACCGCGGCGGCGGTAGCAGATGAGGTCGATCACCACGTCCTTGTTGAACGCCTGGCGGAACTCGAAGG carries:
- a CDS encoding DUF6104 family protein — encoded protein: MYFTDRGIEELEKRRGEEEVTFEWLAEQLRTFVDLNPDFEVPVERLATWLARLDDEEDD